The following proteins are co-located in the Branchiostoma lanceolatum isolate klBraLanc5 chromosome 16, klBraLanc5.hap2, whole genome shotgun sequence genome:
- the LOC136422028 gene encoding uncharacterized protein translates to MAAARLTKNNSSRKESKAVLLVTDQYATSKEEDVSTMNRQVVQILTGAGRKVYSLVLEDTEEDRKCAEADGVELIFPSRRQGDTRTPSLDWLTFDHRARYPSLPQDVGWIVGHAGVTSSAAAAIKEQSFPQANISLVIKTIPENTEKYKEEEKAMGIGRKEDSIREDAGKADTVFSVGHQIHDHFTNTFLAIPKDKRPIHYLFLPEPADLFQKTTVEYRETKEKIVLLVSRVNEVEKQKGLDFAAKAVARVAERSHERIQLRICGVSEEEYQASMNILQASINSGNLIPTLLPHGTQEDICRDMQQAHLVLMPSRTEPFGLIGLEAMAAGVPVLISDQSGLATLVKKVIPEFHHSAVGITGDDTVDVRHWADQIEKVLQMSEAEFSRAAALKQRLLESKYWKESHQRFLQAFGGDDDTQQTVQAQKRKRSAESVRDEDLEKDRKVVKLDQKVKLSVKTLENTTLEGKKILQDKLKEIFTKGQHVSSSVIFKERMEMYEQSKAEVMDDTVSEKGKDILLHIINESFKGDVLNNKDRFKETMNNVKILKAEILEVSEGCVLCKLRFDHRQNQVEFVTACRDGSLSAILTEEYISHELVEICGGMPLYVHVEVDEADFQRGADLDGQSQSMSSVDQTAALTAEIQQMELQDQPTTKPSPEPTDSDDQQTTEAPDDTDVPPDISDLVSLDIRELEQLMGQPRKRTFSVGSKSSDSGFKSRTPRSGPSRPDSLTGVPAETQGELETLLAEMNTPAVMEDKAQQFDLYCQIGDLYRTKLHNLQSALQYYQNMLECSQALSEDTKQAKAYSRLGLTCDILGLQQEAFRNHERALAIYRVETKNETDICVAYKNLASSLALSGQVSDAKTNYESALAVAMETGNKTEQMDIYCKLGDLHLRQLQEPQISHGYYTVMLEITKDLRRKDRERQAYNRLGLACGDMQDNEAALEWHQKYLKMSQDDGDKKEQITAHCNVGDTYRRLGKLEQATSHFNTALQMAQQTGDQRGQMKVYFSMGEMHREQLHTPHTAIQYYEQHLALARQLMDRHEEGVAYNKLGLVHYEMGEYETALGWHQKHLKMRQDDGDRKEQITAHTNVGNTYRLLGKLDLATSHFNTALQMAQQTGDQHGQMKVYLWMGDMHREQLHSPHTAIQYYEQHLALARQLMDRHEEGVAYNRLGQAHDEMGDNEAALEWHQKYLKMSQDDGDKKAQITAHRNVGNAYRRLGKLDQATSHFNTALQMAQHTGDQHGQMTVYYEMGDMHREQLHSPHTAIQYYEQYLALARQLMDRHEEGVAYNRLGLAHDEMGEYETGLEWYQKNLRLRQESGDKKAQITAHKNIADSYEALGKLDLARSHYQSAMPIAMETGNKQEQEDIAKRLAELQ, encoded by the exons AATCCAAAGCAGTCCTGCTGGTAACTGACCAGTATGCCAcatccaaagaagaagatgtttcCACCATGAACCGACAGGTGGTTCAAATCCTGACAGGAGCAGGGAGGAAAGTCTACAGCCTGGTGTTGGAGGATACAGAGGAGGACAGGAAGTGTGCTGAGGCTGATGGAGTGGAGCTCATCTTTCCGTCTCGCCGTCAGGGAGACACGAGGACACCCAGTCTGGATTGGCTGACCTTTGACCACCGTGCCCGATATCCCAGTCTCCCACAGGATGTAGGGTGGATTGTGGGCCACGCTGGTGTCACTAGCAGTGCAGCGGCAGCTATCAAGGAACAGAGCTTCCCCCAAGCAAACATCAGTCTTGTCATCAAGACAATACCAGAGAACACTGAGAAGTACAAGGAAGAGGAGAAGGCCATGGGCATAGGAAGAAAGGAAGACTCCATCAGAGAAGACGCAGGGAAGGCAGATACTGTGTTTTCTGTTGGACACCAGATACACGACCATTTTACAAACACATTTCTTGCAATTCCCAAAGACAAGAGGCCAATTCACTACCTCTTCCTGCCTGAACCAGCAGACTTGTTCCAAAAGACTACAGTTGAGTACAGGGAAACAAAGGAGAAAATTGTTCTGTTAGTCAGCAGGGTTAATGAAGTAGAGAAGCAGAAAGGTCTTGACTTTGCAGCAAAGGCAGTGGCAAGGGTGGCAGAAAGAAGTCATGAGAGAATCCAGTTGCGGATCTGTGGTGTCAGTGAAGAGGAGTATCAGGCCAGTATGAACATTCTCCAAGCCAGCATCAACTCAGGAAATCTGATCCCCACACTTCTCCCACATGGCACCCAGGAAGACATCTGCCGAGACATGCAGCAGGCCCACCTGGTTCTCATGCCCTCCCGTACAGAACCCTTTGGTCTGATTGGTCTGGAGGCCATGGCGGCTGGTGTGCCAGTCCTCATATCTGACCAATCAGGACTTGCGACCTTGGTCAAAAAGGTCATACCAGAATTTCACCACTCTGCAGTTGGAATCACTGGTGATGACACAGTAGATGTCAGACATTGGGCAGATCAGATTGAGAAAGTTCTGCAGATGTCAGAAGCTGAGTTCAGTAGGGCTGCAGCACTCAAACAAAGACTACTGGAGTCCAAATACTGGAAGGAGTCTCATCAGCGCTTCCTTCAGGCATTTGGAGGAG ATGACGACACACAACAGACTGTTCAAGCCCAGAAGAGAAAGAGAAGTGCAGAGTCAGTACGGGATGAAGATCTAGAAAAGGACAGGAAGGTTGTGAAACTAG ATCAGAAAGTAAAGCTGTCAGTTAAAACACTAGAAAACACTACCTTGGAAGGAAAGAAAATACTTCAAGATAAATTAAAAGAGATATTCACAAAAGGCCAACATGTATCAAGCAGTGTGATATTCAAAGAAAGAATGGAAATGTACGAACAATCAAAAGCTGAAGTGATGGatgacacagtgagtgaaaaaGGAAAGGATATCCTTTTACATATCATCAATGAGTCTTTCAAAGGAGATGTATTGAACAATAAGGACAGATTTAAAGAGACAATGAACAATGTGAAAATACTAAAAGCTGAAATACTTGAGGTGAGTGAAGGCTGTGTTCTCTGTAAGCTGAGGTTTGACCATAGACAGAACCAGGTAGAGTTTGTGACAGCTTGTAGAGATGGGAGTCTGTCAGCCATCCTGACTGAGGAGTACATCAGCCATGAGTTGGTGGAGATATGTGGAGGAATGCcgctgtatgtacatgtggagGTTGACGAGGCAGACTTCCAGAGAGGAGCAGATCTAGATG GCCAGTCTCAATCCATGTCTTCTGTGGACCAGACAGCTGCACTTACAGCTGAGATTCAGCAGATGGAGCTTCAGGATCAGCCAACCACTAAACCCAGTCCAGAACCTACAGACTCAG ATGATCAACAGACTACAGAAGCACCTGACGACACAGATGTACCACCGGACATCTCAGACCTGGTCTCACTGGACATCAGGGAACTGGAACAACTCATGGGACAACCCAGGAAGAGAACTTTCTCCGTCGGTTCTAAGTCATCAGATTCTGGTTTTAAATCCCGCACTCCAAGATCGGGACCCAGCAGACCTGACTCACTTACAG GTGTGCCTGCTGAAACACAGGGCGAACTGGAGACCCTCCTAGCGGAAATGAACACACCTGCAGTGATGGAAGACAAGGCACAGCAGTTTGACCTGTACTGTCAGATAGGAGATCTCTACAGGACAAAACTACACAACTTACAGTCAGCTCTGCAGTATTACCAGAACATGTTAGAGTGTTCTCAGGCTCTGTCAGAAGACACAAAACAAGCCAAGGCCTACAGCAGACTGGGTCTGACATGTGACATCTTAGGTCTGCAACAGGAAGCCTTTAGGAACCATGAGAGAGCTCTGGCTATCTATAGAGTAGAAACTAAAAATGAAACTGACATTTGTGTAGCTTACAAAAACCTGGCCTCATCATTAGCACTGTCAGGTCAAGTGTCAGATGCAAAAACTAACTATGAATCAGCTttggctgttgccatggagacagggAACAAGACTGAACAGATGGACATTTACTGTAAGCTGGGTGATTTACATCTAAGACAGCTACAAGAACCACAGATTTCACATGGATACTATACAGTGATGTTGGAAATAACCAAGGACTTGAGGAGGAAGGACAGGGAGAGGCAGGCTTACAACAGACTGGGACTAGCTTGTGGGGACATGCAGGATAATGAGGCAGCTCTGGAGTGGCATCAGAAGTACTTGAAGATGAGCCAAGATGATGGAGACAAGAAAGAACAGATTACAGCACACTGTAATGTAGGTGATACATACAGGAGACTGGGTAAACTGGAACAGGCAACATCCCACTTCAACACAGCCTTACAGATGGCACAGCAGACAGGGGATCAACGTGGACAGATGAAGGTTTACTTTAGTATGGGTGAGATGCACAGGGAACAACTCCACACCCCACATACAGCCATCCAGTATTATGAACAGCACCTTGCACTAGCCAGGCAGTTGATGGACAGGCATGAGGAGGGAGTGGCTTACAACAAACTAGGACTGGTACATTATGAGATGGGGGAGTATGAGACAGCTCTGGGGTGGCATCAGAAGCACCTGAAGATGAGACAAGATGATGGAGACAGGAAAGAACAGATTACAGCACACACTAATGTAGGTAATACATACAGGCTACTGGGTAAACTGGACCTGGCAACATCCCACTTCAACACAGCCTTACAGATGGCACAGCAGACAGGGGATCAACATGGACAGATGAAGGTTTACTTGTGGATGGGTGACATGCACAGGGAACAACTCCACTCCCCACATACAGCCATCCAGTATTATGAACAGCACCTTGCACTAGCCAGGCAGTTGATGGACAGGCATGAGGAGGGAGTGGCTTACAACAGACTGGGACAGGCACATGATGAGATGGGGGATAATGAGGCAGCTCTGGAGTGGCATCAGAAGTACCTGAAGATGAGCCAAGATGATGGAGATAAGAAAGCACAGATTACAGCACACAGGAATGTAGGTAATGCATACAGGAGACTGGGTAAACTGGACCAGGCAACATCCCACTTCAACACAGCCTTACAGATGGCACAGCACACAGGGGATCAACATGGACAGATGACGGTTTACTATGAGATGGGTGACATGCACAGGGAACAACTCCACTCCCCACATACAGCCATCCAGTATTATGAACAGTACCTTGCACTAGCCAGGCAGTTGATGGACAGGCATGAGGAGGGAGTGGCTTACAACAGACTGGGACTGGCACATGATGAGATGGGGGAGTATGAGACAGGTCTGGAGTGGTATCAGAAGAACCTGAGGTTGAGACAAGAAAGTGGAGACAAGAAAGCACAGATTACAGCACATAAAAACATAGCTGATTCCTACGAGGCACTGGGTAAACTGGACCTGGCCAGATCTCACTATCAATCAGCAATGCCCATCGCCATGGAGACAGGAAACAAGCAGGAACAGGAGGACATTGCTAAGAGGCTGGCTGAACTACAATGA